The genomic interval CGCCATGTTTGCTATCTCTGTTTCCCCTTTATCCATTGTGTACACCCCCTTTAAGCCGCCCAATCCCCCCCCTTACCACCCCCTGACCCTTTGGTCAACTGGTggtattattgttgttgctgctgcttcttcgtTGTAAAAGACATtggcattttgtttttctgaccGTTTGCTCAGTTGCTTTTCTCTGTACTTTGTTGTCGTTGTTTAATGgtttttatacatattttttagCCAGCTATTGTTGTTGGTAGCATCGCATTACGTCACTTTCACTGTAGTTTGCGGCTTAAGGCAGCCTTttggcttgttgttgttgttgctgctgttggcacTGTTTGCACTTGTTTTTGGTACAAACAAGCAAATTGCAATAAAAACGCTCGAAATTTAtggtccactggcatacatacattttgtttggtatGATTTATCCGAGACTTTTGTTCGCCTTGCTTTCCGGCGGCACAATTTATGCCCGTTTACATGGTAAACTTTTGCTGTTTTTCCCAGTAGTTACCCGCTCATGCTTTTTGGTTCAAGTTCATCAGTTGGCCACCGAATTCGCAACTGGGATCAGGTTTTATGTTTATCGTCTTGATAGATGCGACGCTGAGTTCGCCAAGTTAGGCTCGTATATCAGCAACTAGTTGGTAAACACTCATCACAAAGttgatttgaaaatatctAACACTGTGAGTCTGttcattgcgcatacgccgtgttAACATGTGGTAGGTACACCCACATTACGCATTCGCAACGTTTGCTCATGGAGCTTGGGCTTTGATAGATAAGAATCGGGCTGAAACAAAGTCATTAGTCCAGTTAACGTGGCCTGACTAAACAAGCTAATTTCCCAGTTGCCAAATGTCGGCTATTTTCGGTCAGTTATTTCGACTGAGTCCAATCATTCAAGCATTAAACAATGTGGCCTCTGCAAAGTTTAACTTTATTTGTATGTTTAGGAGCTCTTCAAGTTTATAGTGTGAGTTGTttaaataaacgaaaattttaataaatatagtACTACTTCTTAAGCAGATCAGACTGCGGCTTGAGCAGTTTTATGTCAAATCTTTTGTACCAGATGATATATTCGCGGAGTATGACATCGTCGACTATGAGAAAATCAATGTGAATCTCACAGTTCAAGTTCCCTTTCCTGGCAAGCTCCTCATGCACATTTTCGTAAGGAAGCTCTCGGATCAAGTGGGTGGTGCGAACCACTTCGATCTGATTCGCATGACGAACATGGATCTCTGCAAGCTCCTCGATTCACTTCGCAATATCACAGTGGAGGAAATACCGGGCGAAAGCCTCTTGCCCTCGACTTTTGTTGTCTCATGTCCTTTGGTTCCCGGTTTCTATTTCGTGGAGAATAGCGTAATTGATTCCAAATTGGTTCCTTTCTGCATTCCTGATGGCAGATATATGGTACTTTTTGAGCTAATACAAGTCTACGAGGAAGTCATGAAGCTGATTTCCTGCAGAATCAAGTTTTCCATCAAGACACCAACTGGATACTCGGAACCAACGCTGTTTAAAAATACTAAGGAAAATAAAGCGACTGAGAAGCCAGTGGAGAAAAACGAAGAAGCAAGTACAGAGGTTACTCAGTCGAAAGAAGATAGTTCGGAATTATCAAACGATTACGAATAATGTAATTCTCataagatacattttttcaaatatattttggTGCCTCTCCcttttttgcataatttgttcacccaaaaaacaatttttacgCATTTTCTGCAAAATTGTACCATCTATCAACGAGTTTCGGGTGcgtaataaaatttattatctCCCACTATAAATTCGCCGGGATTGAGACATCTCGCACATGTTACAGCCACGCCcataaaagttaattaaaaaacccAGGGGCATGGGAAATATATCAAACATGACTTTAAACCGCGCGAGACAAGCCGACGACAAAGACTAACTCAAAGATATCCATTCAATCCAATCTTTTAATTTGTTGTCATGGTGGACTTTGGTTTGATATCCATTCGACACGTATTTGTTTAGGAGTACAAAATGTGGAATGTTTTTTGGGCTGCGTTGACATTGTGGGGCCATTCTCGAAAGTTCGttatttacatatttagaGCAGGGCGAATGTTTCCGGTTTTTTTTAGCTGCAAgatcgtcgtcatcatcatcgatACTTGCACGATGACTGGGCAAAAAACACTTGGCCTCCGTACCAATCATAGGTTGGTTTTTATACCATCGCCCAGCCCAAAATGGTTCCGTCGTTTAGCTTTACTTTTATTGATTTAGTGTTCCAGTCTTCAGGCCTGACAGCTGTTCAAAGTGCCAAATATTTATGGATCCTCTGCTCAAGtgataatttatttaattggcTTGGATCTTGAACTTCAGATTAACTTACCATTTGGATGGGTGATCGAGGGGCTCTAGATATCTGAATTAGCAATTAAACTGCCTGGCATTACAATTTCCGCCTTCTTCCGGGTTTTGTGTAAACATTACTCCGCTGACCGCATTTGAGGTGACCTTCATTAGTCGTTGTCTTCATTTACCCAGcctgattattatttaatcaACGATCAACTTCTTCAGTGGCTTAGCGGAGCAAACAAAAGATGCCACCAAAAGCCAAGTAAACAGGgccgaaaatgaaaaaatctGGCCGAAAAAAACAAAGCACCTGCCTCaacatgccacgccccttgGATCGTCTGCTTTTGGCCAGGTTTTTCTGTTTATACTTCTTTTTCGCTTACCGTCTTATTTATGCGAGACTCTTTTGTTTATGTATCGCTCATTTGTCCTCTTCTTCATTGCAGACTGCAGTTTACACATGACATTATCATCGATGGTCACCCAAAAGTTCGGCTATAAAAAGCCCTGCTGCCAGATGGAGCCATGTGCAGTCGATTTTTGGATTAATCAGCGTAATCATctccccagcagcagcaatcatGAAGTACCTAGCTCTGGTGAGTATTTGGATATAACATTTGGATTAAGGGTTATAaatgatttccaattaagtacAAAATTTCAAGTTGATTGTCGAAGTATATTCAATTTTCATTATATTTGTACTAAAAATCTATTGTAATTTACTTTTTTAGACCCTCTTCGTGTGCCTTATGGCCATCGCTCTCATTTCTGCCGTGCCCGTGGATGAGTCCCTGATCGGCGACAATATCTACCAGCCTGCCTTCGACGATGTCCAGCGTCCCCAGGATCCGCAGGCCATCTTCAAGCTGAAGAAGCTGCTCA from Drosophila mauritiana strain mau12 chromosome 3L, ASM438214v1, whole genome shotgun sequence carries:
- the LOC117139190 gene encoding uncharacterized protein LOC117139190; translated protein: MTNIQQEQQQQQQQLLHMSYCIVAGVVMIRLRLEQFYVKSFVPDDIFAEYDIVDYEKINVNLTVQVPFPGKLLMHIFVRKLSDQVGGANHFDLIRMTNMDLCKLLDSLRNITVEEIPGESLLPSTFVVSCPLVPGFYFVENSVIDSKLVPFCIPDGRYMVLFELIQVYEEVMKLISCRIKFSIKTPTGYSEPTLFKNTKENKATEKPVEKNEEASTEVTQSKEDSSELSNDYE
- the LOC117140373 gene encoding uncharacterized protein LOC117140373, whose translation is MKYLALTLFVCLMAIALISAVPVDESLIGDNIYQPAFDDVQRPQDPQAIFKLKKLLKLKKLLG